A single window of Vigna unguiculata cultivar IT97K-499-35 chromosome 1, ASM411807v1, whole genome shotgun sequence DNA harbors:
- the LOC114181884 gene encoding kinesin-like protein KIN-7K, chloroplastic isoform X4, which yields MKENVTVTVRFRPLNPREIRQGEEIAWYADGDTIVRNEYNPSIAYAYDRVFGPTTTTRQVYDVAAQHVVSGAMEGINGTVFAYGVTSSGKTHTMHGDQRSPGIIPLAVKDAFSIIQETPNREFLLRVSYLEIYNEVVNDLLNPAGQNLRIREDTQGTYVEGIKEEVVLSPAHALSLIAAGEEHRHVGSTNFNLLSSRSHTIFTLTIESSPCGENSEGEAITLSQLNLIDLAGSESSKAETTGMRRREGSYINKSLLTLGTVISKLTEDKASHIPYRDSKLTRVLQSSLSGHGRVSLVCTVTPSSSSTEETHNTLKFAHRAKYIEIRASQNKIIDEKSLIKKYQQEIQCLKEELEQLKRGIVTVQPKDTGDDDIELLKQKLEDGQVKLQSRLEQEEDAKAALLGRIQRLTKLILVSTKASPSSRFPNRPGPRRRHSFGEEELAYLPYKRRDLILDEENVDLYVNLEGNAAIADDSFKGEKKMKKHGLLNWLKLRKRDSALTGTSDKSSGAKSTSTPSTPQAESGNHVESRLSHSQPAESSPSADLASEAREDKYIHEDSLLGQDTPLTSIKSVDQIDLLREQHKILSGEVALHSSALKRLSDEATRNPQNGQIHVEMENLKDEITAKSEQIDLLEKQISNSFIASDKIEQSGALQTVAELMAQLNEKSFELEVKAADNRIIQEQLNQKICECESQQETIASLKQQLADAELRNSIPVVNRSLDFSVTKDYHGEIHLDKGNKMINNSNEGIHLQVQTSEIEELKQRVAQLTELKEQLEFRNQKLAEESSYAKGLASAAAVELKALSEEVAKLMNQNERLAAELGASKNSTTERRGSGTVQNGRRESHVRVRRNDQGGSNTNIKRELALSKERELSYEAALLEKDHKEAELQRKIEESKQREAYLENELANMWVLVAKLKKSQGAETETDVSGSTRESLQMDGFDV from the exons ATGAAAGAAAATGTCACTGTGACGGTTCGATTTCGGCCTCTGAA TCCAAGGGAAATTCGTCAAGGAGAGGAAATTGCTTGGTATGCAGATGGAGACACTATAGTGCGAAATGAGTATAACCCTTCCATAGCATATGCATACG ATCGTGTCTTTGGTCCCACAACCACAACTCGTCAAGTCTATGATGTTGCTGCTCAGCATGTCGTTAGTGGTGCTATGGAGGGCATCAATG GTACGGTATTTGCATATGGGGTAACAAGCAGTGGAAAGACTCACACAATGCAT GGTGATCAAAGATCTCCTGGAATTATACCCCTTGCCGTTAAGGATGCTTTTAGCATTATCCAAGAG ACTCCAAACCGTGAGTTTCTCCTTCGAGTTTCGTACTTGGAGATCTACAATGAG GTGGTTAATGACTTATTAAATCCAGCAGGACAGAACTTACGAATCAGAGAGGATACTCAG GGCACCTATGTTGAGGGAATAAAGGAAGAGGTTGTACTCTCGCCTGCTCATGCACTGTCTCTTATTGCAGCTGGAGAAG AACACAGACATGTTGGGTCCACAAACTTTAACTTACTCAGCAGCAGGAGCCATACAATATTTACCCTG ACTATAGAGAGTAGTCCATGTGGTGAAAACAGCGAAGGAGAAGCAATAACACTTTCACAACTG AATCTCATCGATCTAGCAGGTTCGGAGAGCTCTAAAGCTGAAACTACTGGCATGAGAAGGAGAGAAGGGTCTTATATCAATAAAAGTCTTCTAACACTTGGAACT GTTATTTCAAAATTGACTGAAGATAAGGCCAGTCACATACCTTATAGGGATTCCAAATTGACTAGAGTACTTCAGTCTTCGCTAAGTGGTCATGGACGTGTTTCT CTTGTTTGCACAGTAACTCCATCATCAAGTAGTACTGAAGAGACACATAACACATTGAAGTTTGCTCACAGGGCAAAGTACATTGAAATACGGGCATCACAAAACAAG ATAATTGATGAAAAGTCACTTATCAAGAAATACCAACAAGAGATTCAATGCTTAAAGGAAGAATTGGAACAATTAAAGAGAGGTATTGTCACAGTTCAACCTAAAGATACTGGGGACGATGACATTGAGCTCCTAAAACAGAAG TTAGAGGATGGTCAAGTTAAGTTGCAATCCAGATTGGAACAAGAAGAAGATGCTAAAGCTGCTTTGCTAGGCAGAATTCAACGGTTGACGAAGTTAATTTTGGTCTCCACAAAAGCGTCTCCATCTTCAAGATTTCCCAACAGACCTGGTCCTCGTAGAAGACACTCTTTCGGGGAAGAGGAG CTGGCATACCTTCCATACAAAAGGCGGGATTTAATCTTGGACGAGGAAAATGTTGATTTGTATGTTAATCTGGAGGGAAATGCTGCAATAGCTGATGATTCTTTCAAGGGcgagaaaaagatgaagaaacaTGGACTACTAAATTGGTTGAAGTTACGT AAACGAGATAGTGCCTTGACAGGCACAAGTGATAAATCTAGTGGAGCAAAATCAACTAGCACACCGTCTACACCTCAAGCAGAAAGTGGTAATCATGTGGAATCTAGACTTTCTCATTCTCAACCTGCAGAAAGCTCTCCCTCTGCTGATCTTGCATCAGAGGCAAGAGAGGATAAATATATTCACGAGGATAGTTTATTGGGGCAAGACACTCCTTTG ACAAGCATCAAATCTGTTGATCAGATTGATCTTCTGAGGGAGCAGCACAAGATTTTATCTGGAGAAGTGGCACTTCATTCAAGTGCTTTGAAGAGGCTGTCTGATGAAGCAACAAGAAATCCTCAGAATGGTCAGATTCAT GTGGAGATGGAAAATTTGAAAGATGAAATAACAGCAAAGAGTGAACAAATAGATTTGCTAGAAAAGCAAATTTCTAATTCTTTCATTGCTTCAGACAAGATTGAACAGTCAGGAGCATTGCAG ACTGTTGCTGAGCTGATGGCACAATTAAATGAGAAATCCTTTGAACTCGAG GTCAAAGCAGCAGATAATCGTATAATTCAAGAACAGCTTAATCAGAAG ATTTGTGAATGTGAAAGCCAGCAAGAAACGATTGCCTCTCTCAAACAGCAACTTGCAGATGCGGAGTTGAGAAATTCCATCCCTGTTGTCAACCGTTCACTAGATTTCTCTGTAACCAAAGACTATCATGGTGAAATTCACCTTGACAAGGGGAATAAGATGATAAACAATTCTAATGAAGGGATTCATTTGCAAGTACAG ACAAGTGAGATAGAGGAGCTGAAGCAGAGAGTGGCACAACTAACAGAATTGAAGGAGCAGTTAGAATTCAGAAATCAGAAGTTGGCAGAAGAGAGTTCATATGCTAAAGGGCTTGCTTCAGCTGCTGCTGTTGAGCTTAAGGCACTGTCAGAAGAAGTTGCCAAACTCATGAACCAGAACGAGAGACTAGCTGCTGAGCTAGGTGCATCCAAGAATTCAACCACTGAACGTAGAGGTAGTGGCACAGTCCAAAATGGACGAAGAGAAAGCCATGTCAGAGTTAGAAGAAATGATCAGGGTGGATCAAACACCAACATCAAGAGAGAATTAGCCCTGAGCAAAGAAAGGGAACTTTCATATGAAGCTGCCCTTTTAGAGAAAGATCACAAAGAAGCCGAACTTCAAAGAAAGATTGAGGAGTCAAAGCAAAGAGAAGCATACCTGGAAAATGAACTTGCCAACATGTGGGTCCTTGTAGCTAAGCTTAAAAAGTCACAAGGAGCTGAAACTGAAACTGATGTTTCAGGGTCTACTAGAGAGAGTCTGCAGATGGATGGTTTTGATGTTTGA
- the LOC114181884 gene encoding kinesin-like protein KIN-7K, chloroplastic isoform X5 has translation MEGINGTVFAYGVTSSGKTHTMHGDQRSPGIIPLAVKDAFSIIQETPNREFLLRVSYLEIYNEVVNDLLNPAGQNLRIREDTQGTYVEGIKEEVVLSPAHALSLIAAGEEHRHVGSTNFNLLSSRSHTIFTLTIESSPCGENSEGEAITLSQLNLIDLAGSESSKAETTGMRRREGSYINKSLLTLGTVISKLTEDKASHIPYRDSKLTRVLQSSLSGHGRVSLVCTVTPSSSSTEETHNTLKFAHRAKYIEIRASQNKIIDEKSLIKKYQQEIQCLKEELEQLKRGIVTVQPKDTGDDDIELLKQKLEDGQVKLQSRLEQEEDAKAALLGRIQRLTKLILVSTKASPSSRFPNRPGPRRRHSFGEEELAYLPYKRRDLILDEENVDLYVNLEGNAAIADDSFKGEKKMKKHGLLNWLKLRKRDSALTGTSDKSSGAKSTSTPSTPQAESGNHVESRLSHSQPAESSPSADLASEAREDKYIHEDSLLGQDTPLTSIKSVDQIDLLREQHKILSGEVALHSSALKRLSDEATRNPQNGQIHVEMENLKDEITAKSEQIDLLEKQISNSFIASDKIEQSGALQTVAELMAQLNEKSFELEVKAADNRIIQEQLNQKICECESQQETIASLKQQLADAELRNSIPVVNRSLDFSVTKDYHGEIHLDKGNKMINNSNEGIHLQVQTSEIEELKQRVAQLTELKEQLEFRNQKLAEESSYAKGLASAAAVELKALSEEVAKLMNQNERLAAELGASKNSTTERRGSGTVQNGRRESHVRVRRNDQGGSNTNIKRELALSKERELSYEAALLEKDHKEAELQRKIEESKQREAYLENELANMWVLVAKLKKSQGAETETDVSGSTRESLQMDGFDV, from the exons ATGGAGGGCATCAATG GTACGGTATTTGCATATGGGGTAACAAGCAGTGGAAAGACTCACACAATGCAT GGTGATCAAAGATCTCCTGGAATTATACCCCTTGCCGTTAAGGATGCTTTTAGCATTATCCAAGAG ACTCCAAACCGTGAGTTTCTCCTTCGAGTTTCGTACTTGGAGATCTACAATGAG GTGGTTAATGACTTATTAAATCCAGCAGGACAGAACTTACGAATCAGAGAGGATACTCAG GGCACCTATGTTGAGGGAATAAAGGAAGAGGTTGTACTCTCGCCTGCTCATGCACTGTCTCTTATTGCAGCTGGAGAAG AACACAGACATGTTGGGTCCACAAACTTTAACTTACTCAGCAGCAGGAGCCATACAATATTTACCCTG ACTATAGAGAGTAGTCCATGTGGTGAAAACAGCGAAGGAGAAGCAATAACACTTTCACAACTG AATCTCATCGATCTAGCAGGTTCGGAGAGCTCTAAAGCTGAAACTACTGGCATGAGAAGGAGAGAAGGGTCTTATATCAATAAAAGTCTTCTAACACTTGGAACT GTTATTTCAAAATTGACTGAAGATAAGGCCAGTCACATACCTTATAGGGATTCCAAATTGACTAGAGTACTTCAGTCTTCGCTAAGTGGTCATGGACGTGTTTCT CTTGTTTGCACAGTAACTCCATCATCAAGTAGTACTGAAGAGACACATAACACATTGAAGTTTGCTCACAGGGCAAAGTACATTGAAATACGGGCATCACAAAACAAG ATAATTGATGAAAAGTCACTTATCAAGAAATACCAACAAGAGATTCAATGCTTAAAGGAAGAATTGGAACAATTAAAGAGAGGTATTGTCACAGTTCAACCTAAAGATACTGGGGACGATGACATTGAGCTCCTAAAACAGAAG TTAGAGGATGGTCAAGTTAAGTTGCAATCCAGATTGGAACAAGAAGAAGATGCTAAAGCTGCTTTGCTAGGCAGAATTCAACGGTTGACGAAGTTAATTTTGGTCTCCACAAAAGCGTCTCCATCTTCAAGATTTCCCAACAGACCTGGTCCTCGTAGAAGACACTCTTTCGGGGAAGAGGAG CTGGCATACCTTCCATACAAAAGGCGGGATTTAATCTTGGACGAGGAAAATGTTGATTTGTATGTTAATCTGGAGGGAAATGCTGCAATAGCTGATGATTCTTTCAAGGGcgagaaaaagatgaagaaacaTGGACTACTAAATTGGTTGAAGTTACGT AAACGAGATAGTGCCTTGACAGGCACAAGTGATAAATCTAGTGGAGCAAAATCAACTAGCACACCGTCTACACCTCAAGCAGAAAGTGGTAATCATGTGGAATCTAGACTTTCTCATTCTCAACCTGCAGAAAGCTCTCCCTCTGCTGATCTTGCATCAGAGGCAAGAGAGGATAAATATATTCACGAGGATAGTTTATTGGGGCAAGACACTCCTTTG ACAAGCATCAAATCTGTTGATCAGATTGATCTTCTGAGGGAGCAGCACAAGATTTTATCTGGAGAAGTGGCACTTCATTCAAGTGCTTTGAAGAGGCTGTCTGATGAAGCAACAAGAAATCCTCAGAATGGTCAGATTCAT GTGGAGATGGAAAATTTGAAAGATGAAATAACAGCAAAGAGTGAACAAATAGATTTGCTAGAAAAGCAAATTTCTAATTCTTTCATTGCTTCAGACAAGATTGAACAGTCAGGAGCATTGCAG ACTGTTGCTGAGCTGATGGCACAATTAAATGAGAAATCCTTTGAACTCGAG GTCAAAGCAGCAGATAATCGTATAATTCAAGAACAGCTTAATCAGAAG ATTTGTGAATGTGAAAGCCAGCAAGAAACGATTGCCTCTCTCAAACAGCAACTTGCAGATGCGGAGTTGAGAAATTCCATCCCTGTTGTCAACCGTTCACTAGATTTCTCTGTAACCAAAGACTATCATGGTGAAATTCACCTTGACAAGGGGAATAAGATGATAAACAATTCTAATGAAGGGATTCATTTGCAAGTACAG ACAAGTGAGATAGAGGAGCTGAAGCAGAGAGTGGCACAACTAACAGAATTGAAGGAGCAGTTAGAATTCAGAAATCAGAAGTTGGCAGAAGAGAGTTCATATGCTAAAGGGCTTGCTTCAGCTGCTGCTGTTGAGCTTAAGGCACTGTCAGAAGAAGTTGCCAAACTCATGAACCAGAACGAGAGACTAGCTGCTGAGCTAGGTGCATCCAAGAATTCAACCACTGAACGTAGAGGTAGTGGCACAGTCCAAAATGGACGAAGAGAAAGCCATGTCAGAGTTAGAAGAAATGATCAGGGTGGATCAAACACCAACATCAAGAGAGAATTAGCCCTGAGCAAAGAAAGGGAACTTTCATATGAAGCTGCCCTTTTAGAGAAAGATCACAAAGAAGCCGAACTTCAAAGAAAGATTGAGGAGTCAAAGCAAAGAGAAGCATACCTGGAAAATGAACTTGCCAACATGTGGGTCCTTGTAGCTAAGCTTAAAAAGTCACAAGGAGCTGAAACTGAAACTGATGTTTCAGGGTCTACTAGAGAGAGTCTGCAGATGGATGGTTTTGATGTTTGA
- the LOC114181884 gene encoding kinesin-like protein KIN-7K, chloroplastic isoform X1: MASKQGVKSRRFGLSGLKGANSPSSSTTSSSKQVLETSVDGQSSPASTSARSKQRHFNSETAAATPPLEAQRMKENVTVTVRFRPLNPREIRQGEEIAWYADGDTIVRNEYNPSIAYAYDRVFGPTTTTRQVYDVAAQHVVSGAMEGINGTVFAYGVTSSGKTHTMHGDQRSPGIIPLAVKDAFSIIQETPNREFLLRVSYLEIYNEVVNDLLNPAGQNLRIREDTQGTYVEGIKEEVVLSPAHALSLIAAGEEHRHVGSTNFNLLSSRSHTIFTLTIESSPCGENSEGEAITLSQLNLIDLAGSESSKAETTGMRRREGSYINKSLLTLGTVISKLTEDKASHIPYRDSKLTRVLQSSLSGHGRVSLVCTVTPSSSSTEETHNTLKFAHRAKYIEIRASQNKIIDEKSLIKKYQQEIQCLKEELEQLKRGIVTVQPKDTGDDDIELLKQKLEDGQVKLQSRLEQEEDAKAALLGRIQRLTKLILVSTKASPSSRFPNRPGPRRRHSFGEEELAYLPYKRRDLILDEENVDLYVNLEGNAAIADDSFKGEKKMKKHGLLNWLKLRKRDSALTGTSDKSSGAKSTSTPSTPQAESGNHVESRLSHSQPAESSPSADLASEAREDKYIHEDSLLGQDTPLTSIKSVDQIDLLREQHKILSGEVALHSSALKRLSDEATRNPQNGQIHVEMENLKDEITAKSEQIDLLEKQISNSFIASDKIEQSGALQTVAELMAQLNEKSFELEVKAADNRIIQEQLNQKICECESQQETIASLKQQLADAELRNSIPVVNRSLDFSVTKDYHGEIHLDKGNKMINNSNEGIHLQVQTSEIEELKQRVAQLTELKEQLEFRNQKLAEESSYAKGLASAAAVELKALSEEVAKLMNQNERLAAELGASKNSTTERRGSGTVQNGRRESHVRVRRNDQGGSNTNIKRELALSKERELSYEAALLEKDHKEAELQRKIEESKQREAYLENELANMWVLVAKLKKSQGAETETDVSGSTRESLQMDGFDV, encoded by the exons ATGGCATCGAAACAAGGTGTGAAATCTAGAAGGTTTGGATTGAGTGGCTTAAAAGGTGCTAATTCGCCTTCTTCTTCGACTACATCGTCTTCTAAACAGGTTCTAGAGACATCCGTCGATGGTCAGAGCTCGCCGGCATCTACGTCGGCTCGAAGTAAGCAGCGGCATTTTAATTCAGAGACTGCAGCTGCAACACCTCCTTTGGAGGCACAGAGAATGAAAGAAAATGTCACTGTGACGGTTCGATTTCGGCCTCTGAA TCCAAGGGAAATTCGTCAAGGAGAGGAAATTGCTTGGTATGCAGATGGAGACACTATAGTGCGAAATGAGTATAACCCTTCCATAGCATATGCATACG ATCGTGTCTTTGGTCCCACAACCACAACTCGTCAAGTCTATGATGTTGCTGCTCAGCATGTCGTTAGTGGTGCTATGGAGGGCATCAATG GTACGGTATTTGCATATGGGGTAACAAGCAGTGGAAAGACTCACACAATGCAT GGTGATCAAAGATCTCCTGGAATTATACCCCTTGCCGTTAAGGATGCTTTTAGCATTATCCAAGAG ACTCCAAACCGTGAGTTTCTCCTTCGAGTTTCGTACTTGGAGATCTACAATGAG GTGGTTAATGACTTATTAAATCCAGCAGGACAGAACTTACGAATCAGAGAGGATACTCAG GGCACCTATGTTGAGGGAATAAAGGAAGAGGTTGTACTCTCGCCTGCTCATGCACTGTCTCTTATTGCAGCTGGAGAAG AACACAGACATGTTGGGTCCACAAACTTTAACTTACTCAGCAGCAGGAGCCATACAATATTTACCCTG ACTATAGAGAGTAGTCCATGTGGTGAAAACAGCGAAGGAGAAGCAATAACACTTTCACAACTG AATCTCATCGATCTAGCAGGTTCGGAGAGCTCTAAAGCTGAAACTACTGGCATGAGAAGGAGAGAAGGGTCTTATATCAATAAAAGTCTTCTAACACTTGGAACT GTTATTTCAAAATTGACTGAAGATAAGGCCAGTCACATACCTTATAGGGATTCCAAATTGACTAGAGTACTTCAGTCTTCGCTAAGTGGTCATGGACGTGTTTCT CTTGTTTGCACAGTAACTCCATCATCAAGTAGTACTGAAGAGACACATAACACATTGAAGTTTGCTCACAGGGCAAAGTACATTGAAATACGGGCATCACAAAACAAG ATAATTGATGAAAAGTCACTTATCAAGAAATACCAACAAGAGATTCAATGCTTAAAGGAAGAATTGGAACAATTAAAGAGAGGTATTGTCACAGTTCAACCTAAAGATACTGGGGACGATGACATTGAGCTCCTAAAACAGAAG TTAGAGGATGGTCAAGTTAAGTTGCAATCCAGATTGGAACAAGAAGAAGATGCTAAAGCTGCTTTGCTAGGCAGAATTCAACGGTTGACGAAGTTAATTTTGGTCTCCACAAAAGCGTCTCCATCTTCAAGATTTCCCAACAGACCTGGTCCTCGTAGAAGACACTCTTTCGGGGAAGAGGAG CTGGCATACCTTCCATACAAAAGGCGGGATTTAATCTTGGACGAGGAAAATGTTGATTTGTATGTTAATCTGGAGGGAAATGCTGCAATAGCTGATGATTCTTTCAAGGGcgagaaaaagatgaagaaacaTGGACTACTAAATTGGTTGAAGTTACGT AAACGAGATAGTGCCTTGACAGGCACAAGTGATAAATCTAGTGGAGCAAAATCAACTAGCACACCGTCTACACCTCAAGCAGAAAGTGGTAATCATGTGGAATCTAGACTTTCTCATTCTCAACCTGCAGAAAGCTCTCCCTCTGCTGATCTTGCATCAGAGGCAAGAGAGGATAAATATATTCACGAGGATAGTTTATTGGGGCAAGACACTCCTTTG ACAAGCATCAAATCTGTTGATCAGATTGATCTTCTGAGGGAGCAGCACAAGATTTTATCTGGAGAAGTGGCACTTCATTCAAGTGCTTTGAAGAGGCTGTCTGATGAAGCAACAAGAAATCCTCAGAATGGTCAGATTCAT GTGGAGATGGAAAATTTGAAAGATGAAATAACAGCAAAGAGTGAACAAATAGATTTGCTAGAAAAGCAAATTTCTAATTCTTTCATTGCTTCAGACAAGATTGAACAGTCAGGAGCATTGCAG ACTGTTGCTGAGCTGATGGCACAATTAAATGAGAAATCCTTTGAACTCGAG GTCAAAGCAGCAGATAATCGTATAATTCAAGAACAGCTTAATCAGAAG ATTTGTGAATGTGAAAGCCAGCAAGAAACGATTGCCTCTCTCAAACAGCAACTTGCAGATGCGGAGTTGAGAAATTCCATCCCTGTTGTCAACCGTTCACTAGATTTCTCTGTAACCAAAGACTATCATGGTGAAATTCACCTTGACAAGGGGAATAAGATGATAAACAATTCTAATGAAGGGATTCATTTGCAAGTACAG ACAAGTGAGATAGAGGAGCTGAAGCAGAGAGTGGCACAACTAACAGAATTGAAGGAGCAGTTAGAATTCAGAAATCAGAAGTTGGCAGAAGAGAGTTCATATGCTAAAGGGCTTGCTTCAGCTGCTGCTGTTGAGCTTAAGGCACTGTCAGAAGAAGTTGCCAAACTCATGAACCAGAACGAGAGACTAGCTGCTGAGCTAGGTGCATCCAAGAATTCAACCACTGAACGTAGAGGTAGTGGCACAGTCCAAAATGGACGAAGAGAAAGCCATGTCAGAGTTAGAAGAAATGATCAGGGTGGATCAAACACCAACATCAAGAGAGAATTAGCCCTGAGCAAAGAAAGGGAACTTTCATATGAAGCTGCCCTTTTAGAGAAAGATCACAAAGAAGCCGAACTTCAAAGAAAGATTGAGGAGTCAAAGCAAAGAGAAGCATACCTGGAAAATGAACTTGCCAACATGTGGGTCCTTGTAGCTAAGCTTAAAAAGTCACAAGGAGCTGAAACTGAAACTGATGTTTCAGGGTCTACTAGAGAGAGTCTGCAGATGGATGGTTTTGATGTTTGA